In Helicobacter sp. MIT 99-5507, the sequence TAGAAATTCTACTTTTATATCTTCTAATACATATTTTAAACTAGCTGCTGCTAATACCATAATATCTTCTGCTTTTACTTGCATAAATAATGCAATAAATGCCATAACAATAATGCTTTTTTTCATTAATGCGCCATCTTTTATTTGAAATATATAAAATTATATAATGATTTTTAGCAAATAGCAATTTTTAGATTATTATTTAGAATCTTTTTATATTTTAAAACTCACTTAATAAAGCTAAGGAGTTTTAAAATCAAGATTTTTGTCTTAAATTTTTAAATTATTTATTAAATTTTGTTATTAATATCTTTTTACCAAGCTCTACACCGGGCTGATCATAGGCATTTATATCCAGAATCTTTCCTACACAAGATGTCAAAAGCTCATAATAGATGACTAGCTCGCCTACGCATTTTTCATTTAGCTTTTTTATTTCTATATGGTCTGTTGGGATTCCTTCTTTTTGGATTGCTTCCATTGTAGAGATTTGTTGTTGTTGCAATAATAGGGCAAAACTCTTTCCATTTACAAAATTACAAGAATCTAAAAATTTTAATTTCAAATCTGGAATCTTTGGATTTATATAGCTTTTTTGTTCTAAACTCAAAAATGTAACAGTTTTATCCATCACGCCTTGGACTATTAGCTGCAAAAAGCTATGCTGATCAATACTACCAATGAGTGCTATTGGTGTAAGTCCTGTCTTTTTTCCAAAACTATTTAGCTTACCTAAGCTCTCTCCCCAAAGCTGGACATACCATGCATTAAAATCTTTAAATACGCTAGAGTATGAAAAAAGTATATTGATATTAAATTTATCTCTATTATTGCTTAAAAAAATTGCTTTTTTTAAAAGATGTTTTTCTTTAAAATTAAAAAATCTTTTAGAGAATTTTTTTGCCCCAAGTAGAAGGGATTGCACATCATATCCAAGTATCATAAGAGGCAATATCCCAATAGTGCTTAGCACAGAATATCTACCGCCTATATTTTTGTTTATTGTTAGTGTTTGGATATTTTGATATTTTCCAAAGTTATGAAGTGGTGAATTTTTATCTGTTATAAAACATAGATGTTGCTTGTTTTTTGAATTTTTTAAAAGATTATATCTATCTAATACATATTTCATAAGCGAAGAAGTCTCTATTGTAGTCCCTGATTTTGAAATCACGATAAATAAAGAAGATTCTAGTTTTACTTTTTTTAGTGATTTTTCTATTTTTATAGGGTCAGTGTGTTCTAAAAACTTTAGATTTATATTTTTTCTATATGGTAAATGAGAAAGCATAGAATCTATCGCTTTTAGTCCAAGAGAGCTTCCACCTATGCCAATTATGATTAGATTTTCTATATTTGATAATATTTTGGTATTTTCTTTTATATACTTTTTAGAATCTATTATGGCTTTATTTTCATAAGGTAGGTTAAAAAAGCCACTAATCTTAGAATCTCTTTCTTTGCACATGACATTATATAAAGCTTCAATAGATTCTTTTTTTATATAGTTTTCTAATTTTGTAAAATTTTGTCTAAACTTCAACATCTCTAATTATTCATCACATATATACTTAAATCAACCAATCTATTGCTATATCCTACTTCATTATCATACCAAGCTAGAATCTTTGCATTTATTTCATCAATTACGATTGTTTTATCAGGAATGATAATAGCACTATAAGGCGAACTTATAAAATCACTTGATACTCTTTTATCCAAATCATTTAAAATGATATTTTTCATCTCTCCATTTTGTGCTTCTATAAAAGCTTGATTAATAGATTCTATACTTGCTTTATTTAGCAATCTCACATTTAAATCAACCAAGCTTACATCAGGAGTTGGCACACGCACAGCAATGCCATTTAGTTTGCCACTTAGTTCAGGGATGACTTTGCCTATGGCTTTTGCTGCACCTGTGCTAGTTGGTATCATATTTAGGCTTGCTGCTCTTGCTCTTCTTATATCTTTGTGTTTTACATCTAAAACATTTTGATCATTTGTAAAGCTATGTATTGTAGTCATTAATCCAGATTCTATTCCAAATTTATTATGTAGTATTTTTACTATAGGTGCTAGGCAATTTGTAGTGCAAGAAGCATTTGAGATGATAGATTCGCCTTTATATTTATCATGATTGACGCTATATACATACATAGGGACATTATCGGCTGGTGCAGAGATAATTACTTTTTTTATGTCATCTTTTATATGAGATTGCGAGGCTTCAAGTGAATTAAATTTTCCTGTGCATTCTATAACGCATTTTGCTCCATATTTTGAAAAATCTAATTCATTTATATTTCTATTGCTAATTATTTTTACATTTTTGCTATTTCCAATAGATATTGTATTTTCATCTATTTTTTTTACATCAAAGCTTCCATCTATGCTATTCCCGCTAAAATCTATATGCACAGAATCATATTTTAATAAATGAACTAATGTATCAATAGTTGCTGTTGTATTTATCACTTTTAATTCTATATCATTTCTCTGCCCTATGATTCTAGCAGTGCAGATTCCAATTCTTCCTGTTCCATTGATTGCAAACATTGATCTCCTTTTTGTAGTAATATTTTCTTTAATTATAATGTATGTTTGCAATAATATACAATATAGAATCTTGCGTAAAAACACTTTATATCTATGAAATCATTAGGTAAATTGCACATTTTTTTGACTTTTTATTTGAAAAATAGCGATATTTTGGGATAGATTGCTTGCAAAATATAAAAATAATGTTATAATCCACGCTGTTCATAGGTACATAACTTATAAAATCACTAAGAAGGAGAATTTTATGAACAAAGCAGATTTTATTGATGTTGTAAAAAAAGTAGGTGGTTATGAGACTAAAAAAGAGGCAGAAAGAGCAATATCAGCATTTTCTAGTGCTGTAAAAAGCGTCTTATTAAAAAAAGATACTGTTGAATTAGTAGGTTTTGGTAAATTTGAAACTGCAGTTCAAAAAGCAAAAACTGGTAAGATTCCAGGAAGCACAAAAACTTATAAAACTAATGACAAAATGGTTCCTAAATTTAAGCCAGGTAAAGATCTAAAAGATGAAGTTGCTAAAATGAAAGTAACAAAAAAATAACCTTATTGCTTTTAATCTACAAGTTTATTCCCCAAGTTTAGATTCTAAACTTGGGGAATTTTATTTATGTCCCTATAGCTCAGCAGGATAGAGCACACGATTCCTAATCGTGAGGCCATTGGTTCGAATCCAATTGGGGACGCCACAATTATAAATCTTTCATAAAAATCTATTTTTAACTAAGATATAATTTCAACTTTTAGCTTTAGAATTTTAGGAGTTGCAATGCGTCTTGTCGATAGTTTTAAAAGAGATGGTGATTTTTTATTTAGATATAGAAGCTATCTACCGCTATTTATAATCCCATTTTTTATATTTACTTTGTTTGTTTATGGTTCTCCATTGTATCAAGAATATGATATGGGCGGTGAATATAATAATACTTTAATCATCTTTGCATTATTTGTTGGATTATTAGGACAATTAATTAGAATCTTGGTTGCTGGTTTTGTCCCAAAAGGCACTTCAGGAAGAAATACAAAAGCACAAATTGCTTCTGTGTTGAATACAAAAGGATTGTATTCAACTTGTAGAAATCCACTTTATCTTGGAAATTTTTTGATGATGTTAAGTCCTATTATTTTAGTAGGCAACTATCTATTGATTTTATCTTTTATACTAGCATTTTGGCTTTATTATGAGAGGATTATTTATAGTGAAGAGGCATTTTTGAGCGATAAATTTAAAGAGCAATATATAAATTGGGCAAATAAAACACCTTGCTTTATACCATCATTTAAAAATTACCAAAAAAGTGATATGGAATTTTCATTTAAATCTATGCTTAAACGCGAATATCATTCATTATTTGGACTTGCTTCATCATTGTTTATCGTGCATTATATTATCATTGCTGTTATTTCTAAAATGCAGATGCTAGTTCCTAATTTTATAATTAGTGCGTTTTTTGTAATTTCATTAGTTATTTATCTTATTTGTTTATTTTTGAGCAAAAAGACAAATGTATTATTTGCAGAAAATAGATAAAACTTTTTAAGTAAAAATAAAATAGAATCTTTTAAATGAAGTAAGCATACAAAGGAAAGAGATGTCAAAAAGTATAGAATTTATGCAAAATGTCAAAAGTCTAAAAGATATTGATATTGCAAATAAAAGAGTTTTAATTAGGGTAGATTTCAATGTGCCTATGGATTCTGATTTTAATATTTCAGATGATACTAGAATTAGAGAGGCTATACCAACTATTAATTATTGTATTGATAATGGAGCAGAGCATATTATTTTAGTTAGCCATCTTGGGCGTCCAAAAGGTAAAGATTCTAAATATTCACTAAAACATATTATAAAAAGATTAGAGCGATTGCTTGATAAATCTGTAGTTTTTTTGGAGAGAATAGAAAATTTTCCAAGTCTAGTTGCTACTTTGGATTCTAAGTCTATAATATTGCTTGAAAATATTAGATATTATGCAGGTGAAGAAAAAAATGATGAAAACCTATCAAGACAGCTTGCTAGCATTTGTGATGTATTTATAAATGATGCATTTGGCACAAGTCATAGAAAACATTCTTCTACTTATGGTATAGCAGAATTTGCAAAAGAAAAAGTCGCAGGTTTGTTACTAGAAAAAGAAATAAATTCTTTTTCTAAAGCACTTGCTAATCCTATGAAACCTGTATTATTAATAGTGGGTGGCTCAAAAGTGTCTTCAAAATTAGCACTTCTTAATAATATCTTAGATGTTGTAGATAAGATTATTATAGGCGGAGCGATGAGCAATACATTTTTAAAAGCTGTTGGCTATGATATGCAAAAATCTCTAGTAGAAGATGATTTGTTAGATGAAGCACTAAATATACTTCGCCATGCAAAAACAAAAAAAGTAAAGATATATCTTCCTGTTGATGTTGTTTCAACTGATAATATTAAAGAATCTAAACATATAAAAATCACGCCTGTGCAAGATGTGCCAGAGGATTATATGGTAGTTGATGTTGGTCCTGCAAGCAGCAAGCTTTTTGCGGAAGTTGTTAGAGATAGTAATACAATTATTTGGAATGGACCAATTGGAATCTATGAAATAGGAAATTTTTCAAGAGGAACATTCAATCTAGCACATCATGTAGCAGATACTTATGCTTTTAG encodes:
- a CDS encoding glucose-6-phosphate isomerase, with translation MLKFRQNFTKLENYIKKESIEALYNVMCKERDSKISGFFNLPYENKAIIDSKKYIKENTKILSNIENLIIIGIGGSSLGLKAIDSMLSHLPYRKNINLKFLEHTDPIKIEKSLKKVKLESSLFIVISKSGTTIETSSLMKYVLDRYNLLKNSKNKQHLCFITDKNSPLHNFGKYQNIQTLTINKNIGGRYSVLSTIGILPLMILGYDVQSLLLGAKKFSKRFFNFKEKHLLKKAIFLSNNRDKFNINILFSYSSVFKDFNAWYVQLWGESLGKLNSFGKKTGLTPIALIGSIDQHSFLQLIVQGVMDKTVTFLSLEQKSYINPKIPDLKLKFLDSCNFVNGKSFALLLQQQQISTMEAIQKEGIPTDHIEIKKLNEKCVGELVIYYELLTSCVGKILDINAYDQPGVELGKKILITKFNK
- a CDS encoding phosphoglycerate kinase, giving the protein MSKSIEFMQNVKSLKDIDIANKRVLIRVDFNVPMDSDFNISDDTRIREAIPTINYCIDNGAEHIILVSHLGRPKGKDSKYSLKHIIKRLERLLDKSVVFLERIENFPSLVATLDSKSIILLENIRYYAGEEKNDENLSRQLASICDVFINDAFGTSHRKHSSTYGIAEFAKEKVAGLLLEKEINSFSKALANPMKPVLLIVGGSKVSSKLALLNNILDVVDKIIIGGAMSNTFLKAVGYDMQKSLVEDDLLDEALNILRHAKTKKVKIYLPVDVVSTDNIKESKHIKITPVQDVPEDYMVVDVGPASSKLFAEVVRDSNTIIWNGPIGIYEIGNFSRGTFNLAHHVADTYAFSLIGGGDTADAIDKAGEIDNMSFISTGGGASLELLEGKILSAFEVLDKK
- a CDS encoding isoprenylcysteine carboxylmethyltransferase family protein yields the protein MRLVDSFKRDGDFLFRYRSYLPLFIIPFFIFTLFVYGSPLYQEYDMGGEYNNTLIIFALFVGLLGQLIRILVAGFVPKGTSGRNTKAQIASVLNTKGLYSTCRNPLYLGNFLMMLSPIILVGNYLLILSFILAFWLYYERIIYSEEAFLSDKFKEQYINWANKTPCFIPSFKNYQKSDMEFSFKSMLKREYHSLFGLASSLFIVHYIIIAVISKMQMLVPNFIISAFFVISLVIYLICLFLSKKTNVLFAENR
- a CDS encoding HU family DNA-binding protein, whose protein sequence is MNKADFIDVVKKVGGYETKKEAERAISAFSSAVKSVLLKKDTVELVGFGKFETAVQKAKTGKIPGSTKTYKTNDKMVPKFKPGKDLKDEVAKMKVTKK
- the gap gene encoding type I glyceraldehyde-3-phosphate dehydrogenase, with the translated sequence MFAINGTGRIGICTARIIGQRNDIELKVINTTATIDTLVHLLKYDSVHIDFSGNSIDGSFDVKKIDENTISIGNSKNVKIISNRNINELDFSKYGAKCVIECTGKFNSLEASQSHIKDDIKKVIISAPADNVPMYVYSVNHDKYKGESIISNASCTTNCLAPIVKILHNKFGIESGLMTTIHSFTNDQNVLDVKHKDIRRARAASLNMIPTSTGAAKAIGKVIPELSGKLNGIAVRVPTPDVSLVDLNVRLLNKASIESINQAFIEAQNGEMKNIILNDLDKRVSSDFISSPYSAIIIPDKTIVIDEINAKILAWYDNEVGYSNRLVDLSIYVMNN